A window from Pseudomonas frederiksbergensis encodes these proteins:
- a CDS encoding purine-cytosine permease family protein gives MAVNSDRAGSKPLIEKRSIDYIPEAERHGRLLSQFTLWMGANLQITAIVTGALAVVLGGDVFWSLIGLLIGQVLGGGVMALHAAQGPKLGLPQMISSRVQFGVYGAAIPIVLVCLMYLGFTATGTVLSGQALGQLFGVSDSVGILIFASVIVLVTVLGYRVIHWIGRVASVIGVIAFVYLFSRLMSQTDVGALLQIRHFSWTSFLLAVSLAASWQIAFGPYVADYSRYLPSSTSSVKTFFAAGAGSVIGAQVAMILGVFAAAMANGQFAGHEVAYIVGLSGSGATAALLYFSIAFGKVTISTLNSYGSFMCIATVISGFRGDLKVTRLQRLVFVLVIVGTATLIALLGQHSFLGAFKSFILFLLAFFTPWSAINLVDYYCITRERYDVPALADPNGRYGRWNPLGISVYVFGVLVQLPFISTKFYTGPLVEVLGGVDISWIIGLVLPAGLYYVCAKKWHSAVPDHLILPVEQDSDAAPITSGASRAAARA, from the coding sequence ATGGCTGTTAACAGCGATCGTGCAGGCAGTAAACCGTTGATCGAGAAACGTTCGATCGACTACATCCCGGAAGCGGAGAGACACGGTCGTCTGTTGAGCCAGTTCACCCTGTGGATGGGTGCCAACCTGCAAATCACCGCAATTGTCACCGGGGCCCTGGCCGTGGTGCTGGGCGGTGATGTGTTCTGGTCGTTGATCGGTTTGTTGATCGGTCAAGTGCTCGGCGGTGGCGTAATGGCGCTGCATGCGGCACAAGGGCCCAAGCTTGGCCTGCCGCAGATGATCTCCAGCCGGGTGCAATTCGGCGTGTATGGCGCGGCCATCCCGATCGTGCTGGTGTGTCTGATGTACCTGGGTTTCACCGCAACGGGCACCGTGCTTTCCGGCCAGGCGCTGGGCCAGTTGTTTGGCGTCAGCGACAGCGTCGGGATCCTCATCTTCGCCAGTGTCATCGTGCTGGTCACGGTGCTCGGTTATCGGGTGATCCATTGGATTGGCCGTGTCGCCAGCGTCATTGGTGTGATTGCCTTCGTTTACCTGTTCAGTCGTCTGATGAGCCAGACGGACGTTGGCGCACTCCTGCAAATCCGCCATTTCAGCTGGACCAGCTTCCTGCTCGCGGTGTCGCTCGCGGCGTCCTGGCAGATCGCCTTCGGTCCTTACGTGGCGGACTATTCACGCTACCTGCCGAGCAGCACGTCTTCGGTGAAAACCTTTTTCGCCGCTGGCGCGGGTTCGGTTATCGGTGCACAGGTGGCGATGATCCTCGGCGTGTTTGCCGCGGCCATGGCCAACGGGCAATTCGCCGGTCACGAAGTGGCCTACATCGTTGGTTTGAGCGGTAGCGGTGCCACTGCTGCGCTGCTGTATTTCAGCATCGCGTTCGGCAAGGTCACCATTTCCACACTGAACTCCTACGGCAGCTTCATGTGCATTGCGACGGTCATCAGCGGTTTCCGTGGTGATCTGAAAGTAACGCGCTTGCAGCGTCTGGTCTTCGTGCTGGTCATCGTCGGTACGGCGACCCTGATCGCGTTGCTCGGTCAGCACTCGTTCCTCGGTGCGTTCAAGTCCTTCATCCTGTTCTTGCTGGCCTTTTTCACGCCATGGAGCGCGATCAACCTGGTGGACTACTACTGCATCACTCGCGAGCGCTATGACGTGCCGGCCCTGGCCGATCCGAACGGTCGCTACGGCCGTTGGAACCCCCTCGGTATCAGCGTCTATGTCTTCGGTGTGCTGGTGCAACTGCCGTTCATCTCTACCAAGTTCTATACCGGTCCGCTGGTGGAGGTTCTGGGTGGTGTGGATATTTCCTGGATCATCGGTCTGGTGCTTCCCGCCGGCCTGTATTACGTCTGCGCGAAAAAATGGCACAGCGCGGTACCCGATCACCTGATCCTGCCAGTCGAGCAGGACAGCGATGCAGCACCTATAACAAGCGGGGCCAGTCGCGCTGCGGCGCGGGCCTGA
- a CDS encoding ABC transporter substrate-binding protein, with amino-acid sequence MKSNKTLLTTLLSMGLLAGAGATQAAGWCESGKPVKFAGLNWESGMLLTDVMQVVLEKGYDCKVDSLPGNSITMENALSSNDIQVFAEEWVGRSEVWNKAEKAGKVVGVGAPVVGAIEGWYVPRYVIEGDAKRKLEPKAPDLKAIADLGKYAAVFKDQEEPSKGRFYNCPAGWTCELDNSEMLKSYGLESTYTNFRPGTGPALDAAVLSSYKRGEPILFYYWSPTPLMGQVDLVKLEEKPGVDKSVTIKVGLSKTFHEQAPELVAVLEKVNLPIDLLNQNLGRMAKERIESPKLAKIFLKEHPEVWHAWVSEDAAKKIDAAL; translated from the coding sequence ATGAAATCGAACAAGACCCTGCTGACCACATTACTTTCCATGGGCCTGCTGGCCGGCGCCGGAGCCACTCAGGCGGCGGGATGGTGCGAGTCGGGCAAACCGGTGAAATTCGCCGGCCTGAACTGGGAAAGCGGCATGCTGCTGACCGACGTGATGCAAGTCGTGCTGGAGAAAGGTTACGACTGCAAGGTCGACAGCCTGCCAGGCAACTCCATCACCATGGAAAACGCCCTGAGCAGCAACGACATTCAAGTGTTTGCCGAAGAGTGGGTCGGTCGTAGCGAGGTCTGGAACAAGGCCGAGAAGGCCGGCAAGGTCGTCGGTGTCGGCGCTCCGGTGGTTGGTGCGATCGAAGGCTGGTACGTGCCGCGTTACGTGATCGAAGGCGATGCCAAGCGCAAGCTGGAGCCTAAAGCCCCGGACCTGAAAGCGATCGCCGATCTGGGCAAATACGCTGCCGTGTTCAAGGATCAGGAAGAGCCATCCAAGGGCCGTTTCTACAACTGCCCGGCCGGCTGGACCTGTGAGCTGGACAACAGCGAAATGCTCAAAAGCTATGGCCTGGAAAGCACCTACACCAACTTCCGCCCGGGCACCGGTCCGGCACTGGATGCCGCGGTGCTGTCGAGCTACAAGCGTGGCGAGCCGATCCTGTTCTACTACTGGTCGCCAACCCCGCTGATGGGCCAGGTTGATCTGGTCAAACTCGAAGAGAAACCAGGCGTGGACAAGAGCGTGACCATCAAGGTCGGCCTGTCCAAGACCTTCCACGAGCAAGCCCCGGAACTGGTGGCTGTGCTGGAAAAGGTCAACCTGCCAATCGACCTGCTGAACCAGAACCTCGGGCGCATGGCCAAAGAGCGGATCGAGTCACCAAAACTGGCGAAAATCTTCCTCAAGGAACATCCTGAAGTCTGGCACGCATGGGTGAGCGAAGACGCAGCCAAAAAGATCGACGCGGCCTTGTAG
- a CDS encoding ABC transporter permease, translating to MFPESFTFSIADWVNSWVDSLVTNYGDVFRSISDTLLWAIVNLEGLLRAAPWWLMLAIVAGVAWHATRKVVTTAVIVGLLFLVGAVGLWDKLMQTLALMMVATVISVLIGIPLGILSARSNRLRSVLMPLLDIMQTMPSFVYLIPVLMLFGLGKVPAIFATVIYAAPPLIRLTDLGIRQVDGEVMEAINAFGANRWQQLFGVQLPLALPSIMAGINQTTMMALSMVVIASMIGARGLGEDVLVGIQTLNVGRGLEAGLAIVILAVVIDRITQAYGRPRHEVSK from the coding sequence ATGTTTCCCGAAAGCTTTACCTTTTCCATCGCCGACTGGGTCAACAGTTGGGTCGATTCGCTGGTCACCAACTACGGCGATGTGTTCCGCAGCATCTCCGACACCCTGTTGTGGGCCATCGTCAATCTTGAAGGGCTGCTGCGTGCGGCGCCTTGGTGGCTGATGCTGGCGATCGTGGCGGGCGTTGCCTGGCACGCGACCCGCAAAGTCGTGACCACCGCCGTGATCGTTGGCTTATTGTTCCTGGTGGGCGCGGTCGGCCTCTGGGACAAGCTGATGCAAACCCTGGCGCTGATGATGGTAGCGACGGTCATTTCGGTATTGATCGGCATTCCGCTGGGCATTCTCTCGGCGCGCAGCAATCGCCTGCGTTCGGTGCTGATGCCGCTGCTGGACATCATGCAGACCATGCCGAGTTTCGTGTACCTGATCCCGGTGCTGATGCTGTTCGGCCTGGGCAAGGTCCCGGCGATTTTCGCCACGGTGATCTACGCCGCGCCGCCGCTGATCCGCCTGACTGATCTGGGTATTCGCCAGGTCGACGGCGAAGTGATGGAAGCGATCAACGCCTTCGGTGCCAACCGCTGGCAGCAACTGTTTGGCGTGCAACTGCCGCTGGCCCTGCCGAGCATCATGGCCGGGATCAACCAGACCACCATGATGGCCCTGTCGATGGTAGTGATTGCCTCGATGATCGGTGCCCGTGGCTTGGGCGAAGACGTGTTGGTGGGGATTCAGACCCTCAACGTCGGACGTGGTCTTGAGGCCGGTCTGGCGATCGTGATTCTGGCAGTGGTCATCGACCGCATTACTCAGGCGTATGGTCGGCCACGGCATGAGGTGAGCAAATGA
- a CDS encoding quaternary amine ABC transporter ATP-binding protein, producing the protein MNNAAISKIEVKNVFKIFGNRSKDALAMIGQGKTKDQVLAETGCVVGVNDLSLSIGTGEIFVIMGLSGSGKSTLVRHFNRLIDPTSGAILVDGVDILQYDMEALREFRRHKISMVFQSFGLLPHKTVLDNVAYGLKVRGESKQMCAERALHWINTVGLKGYENKYPHQLSGGMRQRVGLARALAADTDIILMDEAFSALDPLIRAEMQDQLLELQKTLHKTIVFITHDLDEAVRIGNRIAILKDGRLIQVGTPREILHSPADEYVDRFVQRRAAVV; encoded by the coding sequence ATGAACAACGCAGCCATCAGCAAGATCGAAGTCAAAAACGTCTTCAAGATTTTCGGCAACCGTTCCAAGGATGCGCTGGCCATGATTGGCCAGGGCAAGACCAAAGACCAGGTACTGGCCGAAACCGGCTGCGTGGTCGGCGTGAACGATTTGTCCCTGAGCATCGGCACCGGCGAGATCTTCGTGATCATGGGCCTGTCGGGTTCCGGCAAGTCGACCTTGGTGCGCCACTTCAATCGCCTGATCGACCCGACCAGCGGCGCGATCCTGGTGGACGGCGTGGACATCCTGCAATACGACATGGAAGCCCTGCGCGAATTTCGCCGGCACAAGATCAGCATGGTGTTCCAGAGCTTCGGCCTGCTGCCGCACAAGACCGTGCTGGATAACGTCGCCTACGGCCTGAAAGTGCGTGGCGAGAGCAAGCAGATGTGCGCCGAGCGCGCGTTGCACTGGATCAACACCGTGGGCCTCAAGGGCTACGAAAACAAATACCCGCATCAACTTTCCGGTGGTATGCGCCAGCGTGTGGGCCTGGCTCGCGCCTTGGCGGCGGACACCGACATCATCCTGATGGACGAAGCTTTCAGTGCCCTCGACCCGCTGATTCGCGCGGAAATGCAGGACCAGTTGCTGGAGCTGCAAAAGACCCTGCACAAGACCATCGTCTTCATCACCCACGACCTCGACGAGGCTGTGCGCATCGGCAACCGCATTGCGATTCTCAAGGATGGCCGCCTGATCCAGGTGGGCACGCCAAGAGAGATCCTGCATTCGCCGGCGGATGAGTATGTGGACCGGTTCGTACAGCGGCGGGCTGCGGTGGTTTAA
- the hutH gene encoding histidine ammonia-lyase, giving the protein MSQAEKIVIADAPLRWQDVVAVARHGAQLELSPQVWARIENAQAIVQRIVVSGERAYGVNTGLGALCNVSLKDEQLSQLSRNTLLSHACGVGAPLADEQTRAIICAAIRNYSHGKSGIHRRVVEALLALLNRGITPQVPSQGSVGYLTHMAHISIALLGVGNVSYRGQIVSAQQALAEEGLQPVQLGAKDGLCLVNGTPCMTGLSCLALADAMRLLQWADVIGAMSFEAQRGQIAAFDAEIIALKPHPGMQQVGINLRALLDGSEVIASSKGIRTQDALSIRSIPQVHGAARDQLEHARKQIETELNSVTDNPMLLGTPDDFRVMSQANPHGQSVALAADLLAIAMAEIGSIAERRLDRLINPHVSGLPAFLVANPGVNSGMMIVQYVAASLCAENRQLAQPAVLDNYVTSGLQEDHLSLGTNAALKLHRALENCTQILAIEYLLAAQAFEFLKEQRFGVGTGAAWRVLRERVPAYDQDRWLAPDIASAAAVLKDPILLSKVLPNLN; this is encoded by the coding sequence ATGTCCCAGGCTGAAAAAATCGTTATCGCCGACGCCCCGTTGCGTTGGCAGGATGTGGTTGCCGTCGCTCGCCATGGCGCACAGCTTGAGCTGTCACCCCAGGTCTGGGCGCGGATCGAAAATGCCCAGGCCATCGTCCAGCGCATCGTCGTCAGCGGCGAGCGCGCCTATGGCGTCAACACCGGCCTCGGCGCGTTGTGCAACGTCTCGCTCAAGGACGAACAACTCAGCCAATTGTCACGCAATACCCTGCTCAGTCATGCCTGTGGCGTCGGCGCACCCTTGGCCGACGAACAGACCCGCGCAATCATCTGTGCCGCCATTCGCAACTACAGCCACGGCAAATCCGGCATTCATCGCCGGGTGGTCGAAGCCCTGTTGGCGCTGCTCAATCGCGGCATCACCCCGCAAGTGCCGTCCCAGGGTTCGGTGGGTTACCTGACCCACATGGCCCACATCAGCATCGCGCTGCTGGGTGTCGGCAATGTCAGCTATCGCGGTCAGATCGTTTCCGCGCAGCAGGCCCTGGCCGAAGAAGGTCTGCAACCGGTTCAACTGGGCGCCAAAGATGGCCTGTGCCTGGTCAATGGCACGCCGTGCATGACCGGCCTCAGCTGCCTGGCGCTGGCGGACGCGATGCGTCTGCTGCAATGGGCCGACGTGATCGGTGCCATGAGCTTTGAAGCCCAGCGCGGCCAGATTGCCGCGTTCGATGCCGAGATCATCGCGCTCAAGCCTCACCCGGGCATGCAGCAAGTCGGCATCAACCTGCGGGCGCTGCTCGATGGCAGTGAAGTGATTGCCAGCAGCAAAGGCATTCGTACCCAGGATGCGCTGAGCATCCGTTCGATTCCGCAAGTTCACGGTGCCGCTCGCGATCAGCTTGAGCACGCCAGAAAGCAGATCGAAACCGAACTCAACTCGGTCACCGACAACCCGATGTTGCTGGGCACGCCGGACGACTTCCGGGTGATGTCCCAAGCCAACCCGCACGGTCAATCGGTCGCGTTGGCCGCTGACTTGTTGGCAATCGCCATGGCCGAAATCGGGTCCATCGCCGAACGTCGCCTGGACCGCTTGATCAATCCGCATGTCAGCGGTCTGCCAGCCTTTTTGGTGGCGAATCCGGGAGTGAACTCCGGAATGATGATCGTCCAGTACGTCGCCGCTTCGCTGTGTGCGGAAAACCGCCAATTGGCGCAACCGGCGGTGCTCGACAACTACGTCACCTCGGGTTTGCAGGAAGACCATCTGAGCCTGGGCACCAACGCCGCGCTGAAGCTGCACCGCGCGTTGGAAAACTGCACGCAGATCCTCGCCATCGAGTACCTGTTGGCGGCTCAGGCGTTTGAGTTCTTGAAAGAGCAACGCTTTGGCGTCGGCACTGGTGCCGCCTGGCGTGTGCTGCGCGAGCGGGTCCCGGCCTACGATCAGGACCGCTGGCTGGCACCGGACATCGCCAGTGCCGCCGCCGTTTTGAAAGACCCGATTTTGCTGAGCAAGGTATTACCGAACCTGAACTGA
- the hutH gene encoding histidine ammonia-lyase, protein MTALNLIPGQLSLAQLRDIYQQPVKITLDNSASAQIEASVACVEQILAENRTAYGINTGFGLLASTRIASEDLENLQRSLVLSHAAGVGEPISDALVRLVMVLKVNSLSRGFSGIRRVVIDALIALINAEVYPHIPLKGSVGASGDLAPLAHMSLVLLGEGKARYKGEWMEATEALKVAGLTPLTLAAKEGLALLNGTQVSTAYALRGLFEGEDLFAGAVALGALTVEAVLGSRSPFDARIHAARGQKGQIDAAAAYRDLLGERSEVSDSHQNCDKVQDPYSLRCQPQVMGACLTQFRQAAEVLAIEANAVSDNPLVFAAEGDVISGGNFHAEPVAMAADNMALAIAEIGSLSERRISLMMDKHMSQLPPFLVANGGVNSGFMIAQVTAAALASENKALSHPHSVDSLPTSANQEDHVSMAPAAGKRLWEMAENTRGVLAVEWLAACQGLDLREGLKTSPKLEKARGILRAEVPFYEKDRFFAPDINAATELLATRCLNELVSAKLLPSL, encoded by the coding sequence GTGACTGCGCTTAATTTGATTCCCGGCCAACTGAGCCTTGCCCAACTGCGTGATATCTATCAGCAACCGGTCAAAATCACCCTCGACAACAGTGCCTCGGCGCAGATCGAAGCCAGCGTTGCCTGCGTGGAACAGATCCTCGCCGAGAACCGCACCGCTTACGGCATCAACACCGGTTTCGGCCTGCTGGCTTCGACCCGCATCGCCAGCGAAGACCTGGAAAACCTGCAGCGCTCGCTGGTGCTGTCCCACGCCGCCGGTGTCGGCGAGCCGATCAGCGACGCGCTGGTTCGCTTGGTCATGGTGCTCAAGGTCAACAGCCTGAGCCGTGGTTTCTCCGGCATTCGTCGCGTCGTGATCGACGCGTTGATCGCCCTGATCAACGCCGAGGTTTATCCGCACATTCCATTGAAAGGTTCGGTCGGTGCCTCCGGCGACCTGGCGCCTTTGGCCCACATGTCGCTGGTGCTGCTGGGCGAAGGCAAGGCTCGCTACAAAGGCGAGTGGATGGAAGCCACCGAAGCACTGAAAGTGGCCGGTTTGACCCCGCTGACCCTGGCCGCAAAAGAAGGTCTGGCGCTGCTCAACGGTACTCAGGTGTCCACCGCTTATGCGTTGCGTGGTCTGTTCGAAGGTGAAGACTTGTTCGCTGGTGCTGTGGCGCTGGGCGCCCTGACCGTTGAAGCCGTGCTGGGCTCGCGCTCGCCGTTCGACGCCCGCATCCACGCCGCCCGTGGCCAGAAAGGCCAGATCGACGCCGCTGCCGCTTACCGCGATCTGCTGGGCGAGCGCAGTGAAGTGTCCGACTCGCACCAGAACTGCGACAAGGTCCAGGACCCGTACTCCCTGCGCTGCCAGCCGCAAGTCATGGGCGCCTGCCTGACCCAGTTCCGTCAGGCCGCCGAAGTGCTCGCCATCGAAGCCAACGCCGTTTCGGACAACCCGCTGGTCTTCGCCGCTGAAGGCGACGTGATTTCCGGCGGTAACTTCCACGCTGAACCGGTCGCCATGGCTGCTGACAACATGGCCTTGGCTATCGCCGAAATCGGTTCCCTGAGCGAACGTCGTATCTCGCTGATGATGGACAAGCACATGTCGCAACTGCCGCCGTTCCTGGTGGCCAATGGCGGCGTGAACTCCGGCTTCATGATTGCCCAGGTGACTGCTGCGGCACTGGCCAGTGAGAACAAGGCACTGTCCCATCCGCATTCGGTGGACAGCCTGCCGACTTCCGCGAACCAGGAAGACCACGTGTCCATGGCGCCGGCTGCCGGCAAGCGCCTGTGGGAAATGGCCGAAAACACTCGTGGGGTTCTCGCGGTGGAATGGTTGGCGGCCTGCCAGGGCCTGGATTTGCGTGAAGGTCTGAAGACCTCGCCAAAACTCGAAAAAGCCCGCGGGATACTGCGTGCCGAAGTGCCTTTCTATGAGAAAGACCGCTTCTTCGCACCGGACATCAATGCGGCGACTGAACTGCTGGCTACCCGTTGCCTGAATGAGCTGGTATCGGCGAAGTTGTTGCCTAGCCTCTAA
- the hutI gene encoding imidazolonepropionase — protein MKTLWQHCHVATMAQGVYSIIEDAAIVTSGAHIEWIGPRAELPAGEYPAVNDLKGAWVTPGLIDCHTHTVFGGNRSGEFEQRLQGVSYAEIAAAGGGIASTVRATRAATEDELFASAAKRLKSLMRDGVTTVEMKSGYGLDLASERKILRVIRRLGAELPVSVRSTCLAAHALPPEYADRADDYIDHICAEMLPALAAEGLVDAVDAFCEYLAFSPAQVERVFITAQQLGLPVKLHAEQLSSLHGSSLAARYHALSADHLEFMTEDDAIAMAKSGTVAVLLPGAFYFLRETQLPPMEALRKHGVKIAIASDLNPGTSPALSLRLMLNMACTCFRMTPEEALAGATIHAATALGMAETHGSLEVGKCADFVAWQIDRPADLSYWLGGDLEKRVVRHGVEVSI, from the coding sequence ATGAAAACTCTCTGGCAACACTGCCACGTCGCAACCATGGCGCAAGGCGTCTACTCGATCATCGAGGATGCGGCCATCGTGACGTCAGGAGCGCACATTGAGTGGATCGGCCCGCGTGCCGAACTGCCGGCGGGCGAGTACCCGGCAGTCAATGATCTTAAAGGGGCCTGGGTGACGCCGGGCCTGATCGACTGCCACACCCACACGGTGTTCGGCGGTAATCGCAGCGGTGAATTCGAACAACGTCTGCAAGGCGTCAGCTATGCAGAAATCGCCGCGGCCGGTGGTGGCATCGCCAGCACCGTGCGCGCCACTCGTGCGGCCACTGAAGATGAACTGTTCGCCAGCGCCGCCAAGCGTCTGAAGAGCCTGATGCGCGACGGCGTGACTACGGTCGAAATGAAATCCGGCTACGGCCTGGACCTGGCCAGCGAACGCAAGATCCTGCGGGTCATCCGCCGTCTCGGCGCCGAGCTCCCGGTCAGCGTGCGCAGCACCTGCCTGGCCGCTCACGCCTTGCCGCCGGAATACGCGGACCGTGCCGACGACTACATCGATCACATCTGCGCCGAGATGCTCCCGGCCCTGGCCGCCGAAGGGCTGGTGGATGCGGTGGACGCGTTCTGCGAATACCTGGCGTTTTCGCCGGCGCAGGTCGAGCGGGTGTTCATCACCGCGCAGCAGCTCGGTTTGCCGGTGAAACTGCACGCCGAACAGTTGTCGTCGTTGCATGGCTCGAGTCTGGCTGCGCGTTACCACGCACTATCGGCCGATCACCTGGAATTCATGACCGAAGACGACGCCATCGCCATGGCCAAGTCCGGCACCGTCGCGGTGTTGCTGCCCGGCGCCTTTTACTTCCTGCGGGAAACCCAATTGCCGCCGATGGAGGCGCTGCGCAAGCACGGCGTGAAAATCGCCATCGCCAGCGACCTCAACCCCGGCACCTCGCCGGCACTGTCGTTGCGTTTGATGCTGAACATGGCGTGCACCTGTTTCCGCATGACCCCGGAGGAAGCCTTGGCCGGGGCAACGATTCACGCCGCCACCGCGCTGGGCATGGCTGAAACCCACGGTTCGCTGGAAGTCGGCAAGTGTGCGGATTTCGTCGCTTGGCAAATCGATCGTCCGGCCGACCTGTCGTACTGGCTGGGCGGTGACCTGGAAAAACGCGTCGTGCGTCACGGCGTTGAAGTGAGCATTTAG